A window of the Juglans microcarpa x Juglans regia isolate MS1-56 chromosome 5D, Jm3101_v1.0, whole genome shotgun sequence genome harbors these coding sequences:
- the LOC121265984 gene encoding YTH domain-containing protein ECT2-like isoform X4, whose translation MYHQGYDYSPYGPYPSPGSPTPTMGQDGQLCGAQHYQYPIPYHEVSTWTTQPYAANQVRVPQGEILTSAATDQLPPLVASGGNPPNKIAIGGHVNEKNSLKPCVQNSSLNEYGSYGRGGSPVGIPSFPNPDPRFGFDEIRLPIPSFNALLIPDGQSMCGASACSSSPFMHANNLSSRRNQNLSRLPHFMNWHNARPTSGLGMAPGITNHLYPSNAVYGRYGNTFRAGSGFGSFGFDSKTSGRGLAIDNKYKKWGCGPIAYGNENLDRSNELSKGPRAKGFDFRNQKGCGHITLAIKGKNLPLIENDKEANFPIIPNKEEYNREDSPEDCLDAKFFVLKSYSEDDVHNSIKYSVWASTSNGNKKLDAVYQEAKEKPGGCPVFLLFSVNGSGQFVGLAEMIGPVNFEKTLECWQQDKWNGSFSVKWHIIKDLPNSLLRHITLENNENKPVTNSRDTQEVKFDQGIQILKIFKGHSSKTCILDDFGFYEGRQRTMLEKKSKQQEPQMQVGKPSDAATDIVKEKLPKASSDRSLIKEAVVAEAASLEKADGDEALSEGEGKGSGAALADGPGGAKPFVASERRGVSNGVASS comes from the exons ATGTATCACCAAGGTTATGATTACTCACCATATGGACCATATCCCTCTCCCGGTTCACCCACTCCAACCATGGGGCAAGATGGTCAGTTATGTGGGGCTCAACATTACCAGTACCCTATTCCTTATCATGAAGTCTCTACCTGGACTACTCAACCTTATGCAGCCAACCAAGTTAGAGTGCCTCAGGGAGAAATTTTAACTTCAGCTGCAACTGATCAATTACCCCCATTGGTTGCAAGTGGAGGAAACCCCCCCAACAAGATAGCAATCGGTGGACATGTAAATGAAAAGAATAGCTTGAAGCCTTGTGTCCAGAACTCATCTTTGAATGAATATGGTTCTTATGGAAGGGGAGGCTCTCCGGTGGGCATTCCTTCATTCCCTAATCCGGATCCAAGATTTGGCTTTGATGAAATTAGGCTGCCAATCCCTTCCTTCAATGCCTTGCTGATTCCAGATGGTCAGTCGATGTGTGGGGCAAGTGCTTGTTCCTCTTCACCATTCATGCATGCGAACAACCTCTCATCGCGAAGGAATCAAAACCTTTCTCGTCTTCCCCATTTCATG AATTGGCACAATGCAAGACCAACATCTGGCTTGGGCATGGCTCCTGGAATCACGAACCATCTGTACCCAAGCAATGCAGTGTATGGTCGATATGGAAACACATTCAGAGCTGGTTCTGGTTTTGGCTCTTTTGGCTTTGATTCAAAGACGAGTGGGCGTGGGCTAGCTATTGataataagtataaaaaatggGGTTGTGGACCTATAGCATATGGCAATGAGAATTTGGATAGATCAAATGAGCTGAGTAAGGGACCTAGAGCCAAGGGTTTTGATTTTAGGAACCAGAAGGGGTGTGGACATATCACCTTAGCAATTAAAGGAAAGAACCTCCCGTTGATTGAGAATGATAAAGAGGCTAACTTTCCTATAATTCCAAATAAGGAAGAGTACAACAGAGAAGATTCTCCTGAGGACTGCTTGGATGCAAAATTCTTTGTTCTTAAATCTTATAGTGAGGATGATGTCCATAATAGTATTAAATATAGTGTGTGGGCTAGCACCTCTAATGGCAATAAGAAGCTGGATGCAGTGTATCAGGAAGCTAAGGAGAAGCCCGGTGGCTGTCCTGTATTTCTGTTATTCTCT GTCAATGGTAGTGGGCAATTTGTGGGTTTAGCAGAGATGATTGGCCCTGTCAATTTTGAGAAAACCTTGGAATGTTGGCAGCAGGACAAGTGGAATGGTAGCTTCTCTGTGAAGTGGCATATCATAAAGGATCTTCCTAATAGTTTGTTAAGGCACATAACACTAGAAAACAATGAGAATAAGCCTGTCACTAATAGCAGGGATACACAAGAG GTTAAGTTTGATCAGGGTATTCAAATTCTTAAAATCTTCAAGGGTCATTCTAGCAAGACATGCATTCTGGatgattttggattttatgaGGGTCGCCAGAGGACaatgttggaaaaaaaatctaagcaaCAGGAGCCTCAAATGCAG GTTGGGAAGCCGAGTGATGCTGCAACAGATATAGTGAAAGAGAAATTGCCAAAAGCTTCTTCTGATAGAAGTTTGATAAAGGAAGCGGTGGTTGCAGAAGCCGCATCACTAGAGAAGGCAGATGGAGATGAAGCCCTTTCAGAAGGAGAAGGAAAGGGATCGGGTGCTGCTCTTGCAGATGGCCCGGGAGGTGCCAAACCATTTGTAGCGTCAGAAAGAAGAGGCGTTTCAAATGGAGTTGCTAGTTCTTGA